In Teredinibacter franksiae, a single window of DNA contains:
- the pyrC gene encoding dihydroorotase — protein MTDTLTITTPDDWHIHLRDGEALKTTVAHAAASFARAIIMPNLMPPVQNAEQALAYKARIITERPEGSHFEPLMALYLTDNTSPATIAEAKKAGVVACKLYPAGATTNSDSGVTHVHHIYTALEEMQKQGMLLLLHGEVTDANIDIFDREATFIDRTLRQLVNDFPALKIVLEHITTQQAADFVTESSANVGATITAHHLMYNRNHMLAGGIRPHYYCLPILKRQLHQQALIKAATSGSPKFFLGTDSAPHAKSKKEAACGCAGSYTAFAALELYAEVFEAHNALDKLEAFASFYGPDFYGLPRNTSTITLEKRSWQVPQSLSYGNEQLVPVKAGEQLNWQLKK, from the coding sequence ATGACCGACACTCTCACTATTACAACGCCCGATGACTGGCACATTCACCTGCGCGACGGGGAAGCACTCAAAACCACCGTTGCCCACGCTGCCGCTAGCTTCGCCCGCGCTATTATCATGCCTAACTTGATGCCGCCCGTGCAGAATGCCGAGCAGGCACTGGCCTATAAAGCCCGGATTATCACCGAACGGCCCGAAGGCTCACATTTTGAGCCTCTAATGGCGCTGTATCTTACCGATAACACCAGCCCAGCAACGATTGCCGAAGCTAAAAAAGCGGGCGTTGTAGCCTGTAAACTCTACCCAGCTGGTGCCACCACCAACTCCGATTCTGGGGTAACCCATGTTCACCACATCTATACGGCCCTAGAAGAAATGCAAAAGCAGGGTATGCTGCTATTGCTTCACGGCGAGGTTACCGACGCTAACATCGATATTTTTGACCGCGAAGCCACATTTATAGACCGCACCCTAAGACAATTGGTGAACGATTTCCCGGCATTGAAAATTGTACTTGAGCATATCACCACCCAGCAGGCGGCTGATTTTGTGACCGAATCCTCGGCCAATGTCGGTGCAACCATTACCGCGCACCACCTGATGTACAACCGCAACCACATGCTTGCCGGAGGAATTCGCCCACATTACTACTGTTTACCCATCTTGAAGCGACAGTTACATCAACAGGCGCTGATTAAAGCCGCCACCAGTGGCAGCCCTAAATTCTTTTTAGGTACCGATAGCGCGCCCCACGCCAAAAGTAAAAAAGAGGCTGCCTGCGGCTGTGCAGGAAGTTACACGGCTTTTGCCGCACTGGAACTGTACGCCGAGGTATTCGAAGCGCACAACGCACTGGATAAACTCGAGGCATTCGCCAGTTTTTATGGGCCCGACTTTTACGGCCTACCACGTAACACCAGTACCATTACTCTGGAAAAACGCAGCTGGCAAGTTCCACAATCACTGAGTTACGGTAATGAACAATTGGTACCCGTTAAAGCGGGTGAGCAATTAAACTGGCAACTGAAAAAATAA
- a CDS encoding MotY family protein — protein MSAHLYRNIAVLLLPLLWLQPVFATDYTNAINNGQWQAHSSVFECSLEQKVPYFGKVVFETHAGRNSCVYLQSRPHRFRAGEARFLARSPVWMEEPQVFEFDKVALKQGLRPFWKGSDYAEKMLAQLQSGMELELEKDQWFEPKQSAPSRVILTPVGFRSEYRQYLRCLGGLLPANFDQMKRTPLYFPPGEIEELDSKMTSKLDRMLKLVKHDAKIRLFYIDGHSDAMGDRADNLELSKKRAELVQQYLTRRGVPEDWITMRWHGERYPVASNDSKAGQGKNRRVTVRMERVEEIEVLPLASNP, from the coding sequence GTGTCAGCTCATCTATACAGAAACATTGCGGTTTTACTGTTGCCATTGCTATGGCTACAGCCAGTATTCGCAACGGATTACACAAATGCCATCAATAACGGCCAATGGCAGGCCCATAGTTCGGTGTTTGAATGCTCACTGGAGCAAAAGGTACCCTATTTCGGCAAAGTGGTGTTTGAAACCCACGCGGGTAGAAACTCTTGCGTGTATTTGCAGTCTCGTCCCCACCGTTTTCGCGCGGGAGAGGCCCGTTTTCTTGCTCGGTCACCGGTGTGGATGGAGGAGCCCCAGGTATTTGAATTCGACAAGGTGGCGCTGAAGCAGGGGTTACGCCCTTTCTGGAAGGGCAGTGATTACGCCGAAAAAATGCTAGCCCAACTGCAGTCGGGTATGGAGCTGGAGCTTGAGAAAGACCAGTGGTTCGAACCCAAACAAAGCGCGCCATCTCGCGTAATTCTGACGCCGGTTGGTTTTCGCAGTGAGTACCGTCAATACCTGCGTTGCCTCGGTGGTTTGTTACCCGCCAATTTTGACCAAATGAAGCGTACTCCTCTTTACTTCCCTCCCGGCGAAATAGAAGAGCTGGACAGTAAAATGACAAGCAAACTCGACCGTATGCTTAAGCTGGTGAAGCATGACGCAAAAATCCGTTTGTTTTACATAGACGGCCATTCCGATGCTATGGGAGATCGTGCGGATAACCTAGAATTATCAAAAAAGCGAGCCGAGCTGGTACAGCAATACCTAACACGCCGAGGCGTACCGGAAGACTGGATCACCATGCGCTGGCACGGCGAGCGCTATCCCGTGGCTTCGAATGACAGTAAAGCTGGGCAGGGTAAAAACCGCAGGGTTACCGTAAGAATGGAGAGGGTGGAGGAGATAGAGGTATTGCCGTTGGCTTCCAACCCGTAG
- a CDS encoding ABC transporter permease, whose translation MRKLTLCFQGVLSVGLIIAAGSLYQQMSLINQLEVGYEKPSRLVIKNLPSEALFTPGDNSLLREIKNLNGVEQVTITNTDLTHDMQGNLALTWPNGERLEGMQPTVATGYYAVDTLGLNLLAGRDFSSEFGGDWYEVDAEGNGTLGVLVTRRMVELAGYQDLESVVGMTLIKTSAQMSAKIVGVIDDVKIGSARQQALPVSFNLGYSLHNTGHIVVKTTNADMTEISKKIQEIISDKLHLSDVQITQFSEDYANVHKNENQALKMVTIFSLLAIFLTCLGTFGLSSFATMRRQKEVAMRKVLGASRISIVNLLAKEFLLLMAVSILIALPLSYWLVADWLENFNERITQSVWVYFSSAVIVTVITWLTVASLGFKSASSRPSLILRHE comes from the coding sequence GTGCGAAAGCTAACTCTGTGTTTTCAAGGTGTTTTGTCTGTAGGGTTAATTATTGCGGCGGGTTCACTGTATCAACAGATGAGTCTGATTAACCAATTGGAGGTTGGCTATGAGAAACCCTCACGTTTGGTGATAAAAAATCTACCGAGTGAAGCCTTGTTTACGCCAGGAGATAACAGTTTATTAAGAGAAATAAAAAACCTAAATGGGGTCGAGCAGGTCACGATCACTAACACCGACTTAACCCACGACATGCAAGGTAACTTAGCCCTAACTTGGCCGAACGGGGAGCGGTTAGAAGGTATGCAGCCAACAGTGGCGACCGGCTATTATGCGGTTGATACATTGGGGCTAAATCTGCTCGCTGGACGTGATTTTTCTTCCGAGTTCGGTGGCGACTGGTATGAGGTTGATGCAGAGGGAAACGGTACCCTGGGCGTATTGGTGACTCGTCGTATGGTTGAACTTGCTGGCTACCAAGACCTAGAATCCGTAGTGGGCATGACCTTAATAAAAACGAGTGCTCAAATGAGCGCGAAAATTGTTGGCGTCATAGATGATGTCAAAATTGGCTCAGCTCGGCAGCAGGCTCTACCTGTGTCATTTAATTTGGGTTACAGTCTTCATAATACGGGCCACATTGTTGTAAAAACCACGAATGCGGATATGACTGAAATCAGTAAAAAAATACAGGAGATCATTAGTGACAAATTACATTTGAGTGATGTACAAATCACCCAGTTTTCAGAAGATTATGCTAATGTGCATAAGAATGAAAACCAAGCATTAAAAATGGTAACGATATTTAGTCTGCTTGCCATCTTCTTAACGTGCCTAGGCACCTTTGGGTTGTCATCTTTTGCAACTATGCGCCGACAAAAAGAAGTGGCTATGCGTAAAGTGCTAGGAGCATCGCGGATCAGCATAGTGAATTTGCTGGCGAAAGAGTTCTTGTTGTTGATGGCTGTGAGTATTCTAATCGCTTTGCCACTGAGCTATTGGTTGGTGGCCGATTGGTTAGAGAATTTCAATGAGCGTATTACGCAGTCTGTTTGGGTATATTTTTCATCTGCCGTTATTGTTACCGTTATTACTTGGCTCACCGTGGCAAGCCTTGGCTTCAAATCCGCCAGTAGTAGGCCTTCATTGATACTACGTCATGAGTAG
- a CDS encoding DUF5675 family protein produces MEIIVDRFIADEDTTVSRVLIDGKFECFGLEDEYREEKVAGETRIPAGTYKIKLRTEGGYHGKYKRRFAEIHKGMLHIQDVPGFTYILIHCGNTDEDTAGCLLVGSQAITEPGDMKVLSSAVAYKRFYPKVIQAATAEELTITYIDNDR; encoded by the coding sequence ATGGAAATAATAGTTGATCGATTTATTGCAGACGAAGACACTACGGTTAGCCGTGTACTCATAGACGGGAAATTTGAGTGCTTCGGACTGGAAGACGAATACCGAGAGGAAAAGGTAGCCGGAGAAACACGTATTCCTGCTGGAACGTATAAAATAAAACTTCGAACCGAAGGTGGGTACCATGGAAAATATAAAAGACGTTTCGCCGAAATTCACAAAGGAATGCTTCACATACAGGATGTGCCCGGTTTTACTTACATTTTGATTCACTGTGGGAATACAGACGAAGACACGGCTGGCTGCCTGCTTGTTGGCTCTCAAGCCATTACAGAACCCGGTGACATGAAGGTTTTGTCCAGCGCCGTTGCCTACAAGCGTTTTTACCCAAAAGTTATACAGGCCGCTACAGCTGAGGAATTGACCATCACCTATATCGATAACGATAGGTAA